From a single Campylobacter concisus genomic region:
- a CDS encoding type IV secretion system protein, with protein MAQTEVAKDILTDSNWINKVQAVMQENVMSLFEKFYNGSHDLVYSTASETIIILIVVFWLLGRVKNGYPTRDEIFGAIKYLILLCFIFATLSSFNAYMGVLYILTIPENAITAIVSSIFENKDFGSIVTESANRIDNLREMMWSYGTKEYLQSQEWSFLGISFNGVMDYLSAGVITAIRMIPFWIFYLAFFILLIGITIVIFFSKFMAFLILSTLPLVIPFLIMPKFLPYLWSWYKLYLSYAIIAPLAFIALNLAMNPILELEKYQDYIGELFTKQFEYLITGSITCITALFLLRKIPSWINAVLGTQMENGSGGVTGGIVAGAVAGKTILSGLARKAGGGSFIGGAVSGFGSATGAGVAGQIASASIGAGANLIKDIGAGSKAIGQGVGKAYEKYKTFRGGYVAP; from the coding sequence ATGGCACAGACAGAAGTAGCAAAAGATATATTAACCGATAGTAATTGGATTAATAAAGTACAAGCCGTTATGCAAGAAAACGTAATGAGCTTATTTGAAAAATTTTATAATGGATCGCATGATTTAGTATATTCAACTGCATCGGAAACTATAATAATTCTTATAGTGGTGTTTTGGCTATTAGGTAGAGTTAAAAATGGCTACCCAACAAGAGATGAGATCTTCGGAGCTATAAAATATTTAATATTGCTATGCTTCATATTTGCAACTCTTAGCTCCTTTAACGCCTATATGGGCGTTTTATACATTCTGACAATCCCAGAGAACGCAATAACCGCAATAGTTAGCTCAATTTTTGAAAATAAAGACTTTGGATCGATTGTGACAGAGTCAGCAAACAGGATCGATAATCTAAGAGAAATGATGTGGAGCTACGGAACAAAAGAGTATTTACAATCGCAAGAGTGGTCATTTTTAGGCATTAGCTTTAACGGCGTAATGGATTATTTATCGGCAGGTGTGATAACAGCAATTCGTATGATACCTTTTTGGATTTTTTATTTAGCATTTTTTATACTTTTGATAGGAATTACAATAGTGATTTTCTTTAGTAAATTTATGGCATTTCTAATACTTAGCACCTTGCCTTTAGTCATACCATTTTTAATAATGCCAAAATTTTTACCATATTTATGGAGCTGGTATAAGCTCTATTTATCATACGCAATTATTGCACCATTAGCGTTTATAGCCCTAAATTTAGCAATGAATCCAATTTTAGAACTAGAGAAATACCAAGATTATATAGGCGAACTATTTACTAAACAATTCGAATACCTAATTACAGGATCGATAACCTGCATAACAGCATTGTTTTTATTAAGGAAAATTCCAAGTTGGATCAACGCAGTGCTTGGTACGCAGATGGAAAATGGAAGTGGCGGTGTAACTGGCGGAATAGTGGCTGGTGCAGTAGCAGGCAAGACCATATTAAGCGGATTAGCTAGAAAAGCTGGTGGCGGAAGTTTTATAGGCGGAGCAGTAAGTGGATTTGGATCAGCTACAGGAGCTGGAGTAGCAGGACAAATAGCTAGTGCAAGTATAGGAGCAGGTGCAAATTTGATAAAAGATATCGGCGCAGGCTCAAAAGCAATAGGACAAGGCGTAGGAAAAGCATATGAAAAGTATAAAACATTTCGTGGCGGATATGTAGCACCATAA
- a CDS encoding type IA DNA topoisomerase, which translates to MQNTIIIIESPNKVNKIEQITGAKVYATKGHFKELTNQIVVDFKDYEPIFDFKEDSKSRINAIFNDCKGKDVVIATDPDREGYGIGYMVYQTIKNIAKSVKRAEFHEITESGIKKGLDSAVPFANSNLKEFDSFKARAVGDKLVGFIMSPTYINKLNDKNNSVGRVQTPALALIVKRELEIKEFLENKANAKIDYKIKVKLKTKDGIEFNAVNDNIFTDKDEANAKISELAGSLAKVYKIDVKQAQQKPKAPFRTSQLQEYANKRLGFSPDKTMSLAQKLFEKGLITYHRTDSNSLSNEFIDEVGVKFGNEEWYEKKEYKAGSQSQAEAHEAIRISHIHDFNQIEEIAKKESLTDDEKSLYELIFLNSVQSQAKNAINENTIYDIDIKTLSFKAKTSKCIYKGFKNAIVATTEDEDDKDKEIQEITLNLAQGDELQILEFNLQEVKKQAPQHYKESNFISLLEKEGIGRPSTYATFLPTLIKREYVSIETKGKNSNIIATPKGINFIETIKTNNDEWITQSEFTKQMESVLDEISNGKVDYLDFIRPLHEKMGFKELNDSIQKPPSEKQLEWAKNIAHSLNIQLPDGIEKDWKICSNFIDKNKDKVVVPPSEKQIELAKKLSKDKGMALPKDYEKNLNICKDFINKAIKKK; encoded by the coding sequence ATGCAAAATACAATAATCATAATTGAAAGCCCAAACAAGGTCAATAAGATAGAGCAAATAACTGGAGCAAAAGTTTATGCTACAAAAGGGCATTTTAAAGAGCTTACAAATCAAATAGTAGTTGATTTTAAGGACTATGAGCCAATATTTGACTTCAAAGAAGATAGCAAAAGCCGAATAAATGCAATATTTAATGATTGCAAAGGAAAAGATGTCGTAATTGCGACAGACCCTGATAGAGAGGGATACGGAATAGGCTATATGGTTTATCAAACTATTAAAAATATAGCAAAAAGCGTTAAACGTGCAGAATTTCACGAGATCACAGAGAGTGGAATAAAAAAGGGGTTAGATAGTGCTGTGCCTTTCGCAAACTCAAATTTAAAAGAATTTGATAGCTTCAAGGCAAGAGCGGTAGGCGACAAGCTAGTGGGATTTATCATGTCGCCAACATACATCAATAAGCTAAATGATAAAAACAATAGCGTAGGCAGGGTGCAAACCCCAGCTCTTGCTCTAATTGTAAAGCGAGAATTGGAAATAAAAGAATTTCTAGAAAATAAGGCAAACGCAAAGATCGATTATAAAATAAAAGTAAAACTTAAAACAAAGGACGGCATAGAATTTAATGCGGTAAATGACAATATATTTACAGACAAAGATGAAGCAAACGCCAAAATATCTGAATTAGCTGGTAGCCTAGCAAAAGTATATAAAATTGATGTTAAGCAGGCACAACAAAAGCCTAAAGCACCTTTTAGAACATCGCAACTACAAGAGTACGCAAATAAAAGATTGGGCTTTAGCCCTGACAAGACGATGAGCCTTGCTCAAAAATTATTCGAAAAAGGCTTAATTACTTATCATAGAACCGATAGTAACAGCTTATCAAACGAATTTATAGATGAAGTAGGCGTTAAATTTGGCAATGAAGAATGGTATGAGAAAAAAGAATATAAAGCAGGAAGTCAAAGCCAAGCAGAAGCACATGAAGCAATACGTATCTCACACATACATGATTTTAACCAAATAGAAGAAATAGCAAAAAAAGAAAGCCTAACGGATGACGAAAAAAGCCTTTATGAGCTTATCTTTTTAAATTCGGTTCAAAGTCAAGCCAAAAATGCGATTAACGAAAATACTATATATGATATAGATATAAAGACGCTAAGCTTCAAGGCAAAAACGAGCAAATGTATCTATAAAGGATTTAAAAATGCTATCGTAGCCACAACTGAAGATGAAGACGACAAAGATAAAGAAATTCAAGAGATAACATTAAATCTAGCTCAAGGCGACGAGCTCCAAATATTAGAATTTAATCTACAGGAAGTAAAAAAGCAAGCGCCACAGCACTATAAAGAAAGTAATTTTATATCTCTTTTGGAAAAAGAAGGTATCGGACGTCCAAGCACGTATGCAACATTTCTGCCAACACTTATTAAAAGAGAGTACGTAAGCATCGAAACAAAAGGCAAAAATAGCAATATCATAGCAACGCCAAAGGGTATAAATTTTATTGAAACTATAAAAACAAACAACGATGAGTGGATCACACAAAGCGAATTTACGAAACAAATGGAAAGCGTGCTAGATGAAATTAGCAATGGAAAGGTTGACTATTTAGACTTTATAAGACCACTCCATGAGAAAATGGGCTTCAAAGAGCTAAACGATAGCATACAAAAGCCACCAAGCGAGAAACAACTCGAGTGGGCTAAAAATATAGCACATAGTTTAAATATTCAATTGCCAGACGGCATCGAAAAAGATTGGAAGATTTGCTCTAATTTTATTGACAAAAATAAGGACAAAGTCGTAGTGCCACCAAGCGAGAAACAAATAGAGTTGGCTAAAAAGCTATCTAAAGACAAAGGAATGGCACTGCCAAAAGATTACGAAAAAAATCTAAATATTTGTAAAGATTTTATAAACAAAGCAATAAAGAAAAAATAA
- the ssb gene encoding single-stranded DNA-binding protein: MHTYVSVIGNLTRDVELRYTPSGLAIGNTAIASTYKYTINNEKKEEICFIDITFMGKTAEIANQYLKKGSKVFVDGRLKFDQWTDNNGQNRSKHSIVVDKMVMLDGKKQENNDKETPNEREEQAEKTEYVQGE, from the coding sequence ATGCACACATATGTATCAGTAATAGGAAATTTAACAAGGGATGTTGAGCTCAGATACACACCATCAGGGCTAGCCATAGGCAACACGGCTATCGCATCAACATACAAGTACACTATTAACAATGAGAAAAAAGAAGAAATCTGCTTTATAGATATCACTTTTATGGGTAAGACCGCAGAGATCGCAAATCAATATCTCAAAAAGGGGTCAAAAGTTTTCGTAGATGGTAGATTGAAATTCGACCAATGGACAGACAATAATGGACAAAATAGGAGCAAACATAGCATTGTCGTTGATAAAATGGTAATGCTTGACGGCAAAAAGCAAGAAAACAACGATAAGGAAACGCCGAACGAGCGAGAAGAACAAGCTGAAAAAACCGAGTATGTGCAAGGGGAATAA
- a CDS encoding adenine-specific methyltransferase EcoRI family protein: MQNLTQSERDQSWLSDKDKRANIYFMSAKYDVDDEFYTSFDEIRAEIQDYRTHFKGKVVVCPCNDGKTSNFYRYFALNFKSLELKKLITTTYNIKDPKSKGMKIEISESGINETMLQGDGDFRSEEVRHIIASGDIIVTNPPFSLFRDLIEIVEEQNKKFLIVGGTYSITYKKIFELYKKGKIWLGNHQVNIFTRPDGSKKRFSNISWFTNLKSIKHQNGIRLTQKYKGNENKYPEYDNYKIIEVKNYKDIPIDYDGIIGIPLTFFLRHNPAQFKILGCDFEIKDKYPELVKHTYKENNTKSAVLRGQELFTRIIIQRKGGLKPRAKILNQF, translated from the coding sequence ATGCAAAATTTAACCCAAAGCGAAAGAGATCAAAGCTGGTTATCGGATAAAGATAAAAGAGCCAATATCTACTTCATGAGTGCAAAATATGACGTAGATGATGAGTTTTATACGAGTTTCGATGAGATAAGAGCCGAAATACAAGATTACAGAACACATTTTAAAGGCAAAGTGGTAGTATGCCCTTGCAACGATGGCAAGACAAGCAACTTTTATAGATACTTTGCCTTAAATTTTAAATCCCTAGAGCTAAAAAAGCTAATTACAACGACGTACAATATTAAAGACCCAAAATCAAAGGGGATGAAAATAGAGATCAGCGAGAGCGGAATAAATGAGACGATGTTGCAAGGAGACGGTGATTTTAGAAGCGAAGAAGTAAGACATATTATAGCAAGTGGCGATATAATAGTCACAAATCCACCTTTCTCCCTTTTTCGTGACCTAATAGAAATTGTAGAAGAACAAAACAAGAAATTTTTAATAGTTGGCGGAACCTACTCAATTACGTACAAAAAGATATTTGAGCTATACAAAAAGGGTAAAATTTGGCTAGGCAATCATCAAGTAAATATTTTCACACGACCAGACGGCAGTAAGAAGCGTTTTAGCAACATATCATGGTTTACAAATTTAAAAAGCATAAAACACCAAAATGGTATAAGGTTAACCCAAAAGTATAAGGGCAATGAAAATAAATACCCAGAGTACGATAATTATAAGATCATAGAAGTCAAAAATTACAAGGATATACCAATTGACTATGACGGAATAATTGGTATACCACTAACATTTTTTTTAAGGCACAACCCAGCGCAATTTAAAATTTTAGGCTGTGACTTTGAAATTAAAGACAAATACCCTGAACTAGTTAAACATACCTACAAAGAAAACAACACAAAATCAGCGGTTCTAAGAGGGCAAGAACTTTTTACAAGGATCATCATACAAAGAAAAGGCGGATTAAAGCCTAGAGCAAAAATATTAAATCAATTTTAA
- a CDS encoding AAA family ATPase, translating to MIVSICNEKGGSGKSTLATNIAINQGIVKGEPLLLVDTDPQKSIATFLNIRNEENHPKAFDFAYKYGEELKVFLQDNKTKRDIVIDTGGRDSREMRIAIALSDIVIIPTIPSQFDVSVLDKMVNIIKMAKEQNTNLQTYIVINRASTNPFLAKKVESLKNFIKEIQEDYIKLAETIIFERERYKIATQLGLSVVEMNDGNKTEQEIKNLCSEIF from the coding sequence ATGATTGTTTCTATATGTAATGAAAAAGGCGGAAGCGGTAAAAGCACCCTAGCTACTAATATAGCGATAAACCAAGGTATTGTAAAAGGCGAACCACTATTATTGGTCGATACAGACCCACAGAAGTCAATAGCCACATTTTTAAATATACGAAACGAAGAAAATCACCCAAAAGCATTTGACTTTGCATATAAATACGGCGAAGAACTAAAAGTATTCCTGCAGGACAACAAAACAAAAAGGGATATAGTAATCGATACAGGCGGACGAGATAGTCGAGAAATGAGAATAGCGATAGCACTAAGCGATATTGTTATAATTCCGACAATACCAAGCCAGTTTGACGTCAGCGTCCTTGATAAAATGGTAAATATAATCAAGATGGCAAAGGAACAAAACACTAATCTGCAAACATATATTGTAATCAATAGAGCGTCCACAAATCCATTTTTAGCTAAAAAAGTAGAAAGTCTCAAAAATTTTATAAAAGAAATTCAAGAAGACTATATAAAACTAGCAGAAACAATTATATTTGAAAGAGAGCGATATAAAATTGCGACCCAACTGGGACTAAGTGTAGTTGAAATGAACGACGGCAACAAAACTGAGCAAGAAATCAAAAATTTATGCAGTGAGATATTTTAA
- a CDS encoding replication initiation protein, which translates to MLKTTRVARIESNGTLVFRNKMNSILFPVNFTSRDYDIFFTICWYAKQLGYSENKGFIEMPYSAFYDFFPSGLNKTRFNEEMQNFRLKVLGQNGAAIYRSVETTGDDEITSVGVFFIDIDTYRNKQMLRFRLNSRALDILFGTLKFMRINLHDFISIRSKFAKTLYRLLLQYENIRSDKDGCKCVNLNRTDFENFMSTPATYNASDLDRFVIKPSIKELDKNYFKKLTFEKKLADGSKKNIIGYSFRFMLNEDA; encoded by the coding sequence GTGCTAAAAACTACTAGAGTAGCTCGTATAGAAAGCAATGGAACGCTCGTTTTTCGCAACAAAATGAATTCGATATTATTTCCAGTAAATTTTACATCTAGGGATTATGATATCTTTTTTACTATTTGCTGGTATGCAAAGCAATTGGGCTATTCTGAGAATAAGGGTTTTATAGAAATGCCCTATTCTGCCTTTTACGATTTCTTCCCAAGTGGTTTAAATAAAACTAGATTTAATGAAGAAATGCAAAATTTTAGACTAAAAGTTTTAGGGCAAAATGGTGCGGCGATATATAGGAGTGTCGAGACTACTGGGGACGACGAGATCACGTCTGTTGGGGTTTTTTTTATTGATATTGATACATACAGAAATAAACAAATGCTAAGGTTTAGATTAAATAGTAGAGCTCTTGATATTCTGTTTGGTACTTTAAAATTTATGAGGATAAATTTACACGATTTTATTTCAATCCGAAGTAAATTTGCCAAGACCCTTTACCGACTCCTGCTTCAATATGAAAACATAAGATCCGATAAAGATGGTTGTAAGTGTGTTAATTTAAACAGGACTGATTTTGAAAATTTTATGAGCACTCCTGCAACTTATAATGCGTCAGATTTAGATCGCTTTGTAATTAAGCCATCAATCAAAGAGCTTGATAAAAATTACTTTAAAAAGCTTACTTTTGAAAAAAAATTAGCCGATGGCTCTAAGAAAAATATTATCGGTTACTCTTTTAGGTTTATGTTAAATGAGGATGCTTGA
- a CDS encoding transaldolase, producing the protein MYDNEAKFSLWCDFIERNFLQSDFNSLLENNVINGATSNPAIFKTAFASPAYKKIIETSNKRHPKDLYEILATQDIKIAACKMLRNYANGDDGFVSIEVDPNLSDDTAATIEEGIRLYNLISMPNVMIKIPATKDGYEAMSALMARGISVNATLIFSPDQAKNCLEAFKEGSKAYASRFIDTTMPKGVISVFVSRFDRKLDEVMAAKSLPTGQIGIMNAANIYHLIEDFGLENVRTLFASTGVKGGSLREDYYVRELMYKNSINTAPIETIKEFIKERAEAKNVPSKENISSFFQIIKNNEIDINVVYKDLLSDGLKQFVSAFDDIMKSL; encoded by the coding sequence ATGTATGACAACGAAGCTAAATTCTCTCTTTGGTGTGATTTTATAGAGAGAAATTTTTTACAAAGCGACTTTAACTCTTTATTAGAAAATAATGTTATAAACGGCGCTACAAGCAACCCAGCTATTTTTAAAACAGCATTTGCTTCACCTGCTTATAAAAAAATCATAGAAACTAGCAATAAACGCCACCCAAAAGATCTTTATGAAATTTTGGCTACTCAAGATATAAAAATCGCCGCATGTAAAATGTTAAGGAATTATGCAAACGGCGATGATGGCTTTGTAAGCATTGAGGTTGATCCAAATTTAAGTGACGATACCGCCGCAACGATAGAGGAAGGTATCAGGCTTTATAATCTAATATCAATGCCAAATGTTATGATAAAAATTCCAGCTACAAAAGATGGTTATGAAGCGATGAGCGCGCTTATGGCAAGAGGAATTAGTGTAAATGCTACGCTTATATTCTCACCAGATCAGGCTAAAAACTGCCTTGAAGCTTTTAAAGAAGGCAGTAAAGCTTATGCAAGTCGCTTTATAGATACTACTATGCCAAAAGGTGTGATAAGTGTTTTTGTAAGTAGATTTGATAGAAAGCTTGATGAGGTTATGGCTGCAAAGAGCTTGCCAACGGGACAAATTGGCATAATGAATGCTGCGAATATATACCACCTGATTGAAGATTTTGGACTAGAAAATGTAAGAACACTTTTTGCAAGCACAGGCGTAAAAGGCGGTAGTTTAAGAGAGGATTATTACGTTAGAGAGTTAATGTATAAAAATTCTATAAATACAGCACCAATAGAGACGATAAAAGAATTTATAAAAGAAAGAGCAGAGGCAAAAAATGTACCTAGTAAAGAAAATATCTCAAGCTTTTTCCAGATTATAAAAAATAATGAGATAGATATAAATGTCGTTTATAAAGATTTATTAAGCGATGGCTTAAAGCAGTTTGTATCAGCATTTGATGATATTATGAAATCACTTTAG
- a CDS encoding 50S ribosomal protein L25/general stress protein Ctc — translation MLEGIVRESIGKKSAKALRRDGYLIANIYGKGLENVAAAFKVNDFIKEARKKESLAFDVKVGGKVYNVVIVDYQRDVVTSDLKHVDLKVALPGVLSKYMIPVKPVGTPIGLKNKGVLIQSKRRLCVKCTAENLPNSFDVDVSKLDIDDTILVRDITAPKGVTIVDADRVAVLGVIKAK, via the coding sequence ATGTTAGAAGGAATCGTTAGAGAGAGTATCGGTAAGAAGTCTGCAAAGGCTTTGAGAAGAGATGGTTATCTAATCGCCAACATTTATGGCAAGGGATTAGAGAATGTTGCAGCTGCTTTTAAAGTAAATGACTTTATTAAAGAAGCACGCAAAAAAGAGAGCCTTGCTTTTGATGTAAAAGTAGGCGGAAAAGTTTATAATGTCGTTATTGTTGATTACCAAAGAGATGTTGTTACAAGCGATCTTAAACACGTAGATCTAAAAGTAGCACTTCCAGGCGTTTTATCAAAATATATGATCCCAGTTAAGCCAGTTGGAACACCTATTGGTCTTAAAAATAAGGGCGTTTTGATCCAATCAAAAAGACGTCTTTGCGTAAAATGTACAGCTGAAAATTTACCAAATTCATTTGACGTTGATGTAAGCAAACTTGACATCGACGATACTATTTTGGTTCGTGATATCACAGCTCCTAAAGGCGTTACTATTGTAGACGCTGACCGTGTTGCGGTACTTGGAGTTATTAAAGCTAAATAA
- the pth gene encoding aminoacyl-tRNA hydrolase: MTLIAGLGNPGSKYEKTRHNIGFMLIDLLKDSNYKDVSSAKFQGEVFKFNDIILLKPTTFMNLSGQSVKAVKDFYKPDRIIVIHDDLDLSFGAVKFKKGGSSGGHNGIKSIDGLIGNDYERVRVGIGHLGDAKNFVLGEFSDEEKKALDEILAYTKNAVCELLKSDINEISQKFTIKKGLIK; this comes from the coding sequence GTGACACTAATAGCGGGGCTGGGAAATCCTGGCTCCAAATATGAAAAAACTAGACATAATATAGGCTTTATGCTTATAGATCTCCTAAAAGACTCAAATTACAAAGATGTTAGCTCAGCTAAATTTCAAGGCGAAGTTTTTAAATTCAATGACATTATCTTGCTAAAACCAACAACCTTTATGAACCTCTCGGGACAAAGTGTAAAAGCGGTCAAAGATTTTTATAAACCAGATAGAATAATTGTAATACACGATGACCTTGATCTTAGTTTTGGTGCAGTTAAATTTAAAAAAGGCGGTAGTAGCGGCGGGCATAACGGTATAAAATCGATCGATGGACTAATAGGCAACGACTACGAAAGGGTGCGTGTTGGCATTGGACACCTTGGTGATGCTAAAAATTTTGTTCTTGGAGAGTTTAGTGATGAGGAGAAAAAGGCTTTAGATGAAATTTTGGCCTACACAAAAAATGCAGTTTGCGAGCTACTAAAGAGTGACATCAATGAAATCTCGCAAAAATTTACGATAAAAAAAGGTCTTATCAAATGA
- a CDS encoding LptF/LptG family permease: protein MKLYARYVGWVYIKSFLIVFLALELFYVGIDLLTNLKDLPPSANLQLLYVGLTSLSAIGYVLPLSLIFALIILHVNMVRSNELISFYALGISKNSLIFPPFFIALFVTIFYVGLNFTPFAYAHDYQKSIAKNTAFSKNTNDSFLKFEGKFIYIKELNSVNQIANDVRIFEINGTNLLSTTFANHANFKDNEWILKDVNQTILPQILELGEAGFNKIQSENLDALKGFKPKSIESAVSVENSKFNIPDAINFIKTFKNEGIGLDSAKTAFYNLAIAPFFAPFLLLIFYYHLPVTGRFFNLALSTFIFVVITLVVWGLLFILAKFAQTSVILPEIGIVLPVILLFAYAIYLIKSHR, encoded by the coding sequence ATGAAATTATACGCCAGATACGTTGGCTGGGTCTATATAAAATCTTTTCTTATCGTATTTTTAGCGCTTGAACTATTTTATGTTGGTATCGATCTACTTACAAATTTAAAAGATCTGCCACCATCTGCAAACCTTCAGCTCCTTTATGTTGGGCTTACATCGCTTAGCGCTATTGGCTACGTTTTGCCACTTTCGCTTATTTTTGCACTCATTATTTTACATGTAAATATGGTCAGATCAAACGAGCTAATCAGTTTTTATGCGCTTGGCATTAGTAAAAATAGCTTAATTTTTCCACCATTTTTTATTGCACTTTTTGTAACTATTTTTTATGTTGGCTTAAATTTTACTCCATTTGCCTATGCGCACGACTATCAAAAAAGTATCGCTAAAAATACGGCTTTTTCGAAAAACACAAATGATTCGTTTTTAAAATTTGAAGGCAAATTTATCTACATAAAGGAGCTAAATTCTGTTAATCAAATAGCAAATGATGTTAGAATTTTTGAGATAAATGGCACAAATTTACTCTCAACTACATTTGCAAATCATGCTAATTTTAAAGACAATGAGTGGATTTTAAAAGATGTTAATCAAACTATTTTGCCGCAAATTTTAGAGCTTGGTGAAGCTGGTTTTAATAAAATACAAAGCGAGAACTTAGATGCACTAAAGGGCTTTAAGCCAAAGAGTATTGAAAGCGCTGTTAGCGTTGAAAACTCAAAATTTAATATCCCAGATGCGATAAATTTTATAAAGACATTTAAGAATGAAGGCATCGGCCTTGATAGCGCAAAAACAGCTTTTTACAACCTTGCTATCGCACCATTTTTTGCACCATTTTTGTTGCTCATTTTTTACTATCATTTGCCTGTAACTGGTAGATTTTTTAATCTTGCACTTTCGACTTTTATCTTTGTTGTGATAACTCTTGTCGTTTGGGGACTGCTCTTTATTCTTGCAAAATTTGCACAAACTTCTGTAATCTTGCCAGAGATTGGTATAGTTTTGCCAGTCATTTTACTTTTTGCATACGCCATTTATCTCATAAAATCGCATCGTTAA
- the lysA gene encoding diaminopimelate decarboxylase: MDFKELASRYKTPLYIYDFNHIKNRYEALKNAFFARKSLICYAVKANSNLSVLKFLADLGAGFDCVSIGEVKRALLAGAKRYQIIFSGVGKSDDELKEALKKEILLINVESFAELLRLEKIAKGLNLKARISIRVNPGVDAKTHPYISTGLNENKFGVDAETAKRMYIHAKASDSLEPTGIHFHIGSQLTSLSPIIDAANIVSELLRELRALEIDIKFFDVGGGLGIIYNDEKEINLYDYAQGILGALKGQDVTIVCEPGRFIVGNAGYFVASVLYEKFNGKKRFVITDGAMNDLIRPSLYGAHHEIFVCGKDKNLGTCDVVGPVCESGDFLAKDIELPECESGDIIVVKGAGAYGFSMSSNYNTRNRAAEVCVLDGKDRLIRRRESFEDVVALEREFLESADARAK; the protein is encoded by the coding sequence ATGGATTTTAAAGAGCTTGCAAGTAGATACAAAACCCCACTTTATATTTATGATTTTAACCATATAAAAAATCGCTATGAAGCACTAAAGAATGCATTTTTTGCTAGAAAATCTCTCATTTGTTATGCGGTGAAAGCAAACTCAAATTTAAGTGTTTTGAAATTTCTAGCCGACCTTGGAGCCGGGTTTGACTGCGTGAGTATCGGCGAGGTTAAAAGAGCACTACTGGCGGGAGCTAAGAGATATCAGATCATTTTTAGTGGTGTTGGCAAGAGCGATGATGAGCTAAAAGAGGCTTTAAAAAAAGAAATTTTACTAATAAATGTCGAGAGTTTTGCTGAACTTTTAAGACTTGAAAAGATCGCAAAAGGGCTAAACTTAAAGGCAAGGATCAGCATCAGGGTAAATCCAGGTGTCGATGCAAAAACTCACCCATATATCTCGACAGGACTAAATGAAAATAAATTTGGCGTTGATGCTGAAACAGCCAAAAGAATGTACATCCACGCTAAAGCTTCAGACTCTCTTGAACCAACTGGTATACATTTTCATATCGGCTCTCAGCTAACATCACTTAGCCCGATAATCGATGCTGCAAATATCGTTAGCGAGCTTTTAAGAGAGCTAAGAGCACTTGAGATAGATATCAAATTTTTCGATGTTGGCGGCGGACTTGGCATCATTTATAACGATGAAAAAGAGATAAATTTATATGACTATGCACAAGGAATTTTGGGCGCACTAAAGGGTCAAGACGTAACTATCGTTTGCGAGCCAGGGCGCTTTATCGTAGGTAATGCTGGCTACTTTGTCGCAAGCGTTTTATATGAGAAATTTAACGGCAAAAAGAGATTTGTCATCACTGATGGTGCGATGAATGATCTTATTAGGCCAAGTCTTTATGGTGCTCATCATGAAATTTTTGTTTGTGGCAAGGATAAAAATTTAGGCACTTGTGACGTGGTCGGTCCAGTTTGTGAAAGTGGCGACTTTTTGGCAAAAGATATAGAGTTGCCAGAGTGTGAGAGTGGAGATATTATCGTGGTAAAAGGTGCTGGAGCTTATGGTTTTAGCATGAGCTCAAACTACAACACAAGAAACAGAGCTGCTGAAGTTTGCGTGCTTGATGGCAAAGATAGACTCATAAGAAGACGTGAGAGCTTTGAAGATGTCGTGGCACTTGAGAGAGAATTTTTGGAGAGCGCTGATGCAAGAGCTAAATGA